In one window of Bos taurus isolate L1 Dominette 01449 registration number 42190680 breed Hereford chromosome 15, ARS-UCD2.0, whole genome shotgun sequence DNA:
- the LOC112441594 gene encoding thymosin beta-4-like, with product MSDKPDMAEIEKFDKSKLKKTETQEKNPLPSKEMIEQKQAGES from the coding sequence ATGTCTGACAAACCTGATATGGCTGAGATTGAGAAGTTCGATAAGTCGAAATTGAAGAAAACGGAAACGCAAGAGAAAAATCCACTGCCTTCGAAAGAAATGATTGAACAGAAGCAAGCAGGCGAGTCGTAA